From the genome of Podospora pseudoanserina strain CBS 124.78 chromosome 7 map unlocalized CBS124.78p_7.2, whole genome shotgun sequence, one region includes:
- a CDS encoding uncharacterized protein (EggNog:ENOG503NU7E; COG:O; MEROPS:MER0005433) gives MANSEETPPPSKIEVEVVTENLETPELDDRSYRVIRLPNGLEALLVHDPTTDKAAAAVDVNVGSHSDEDDMPGMAHAVEHLLFMGTKKFPVENAYHQYMSNHSGLTNAFTATTSTNYHFEVSAKPSNDEEPSATNPSPLLGALDRFAQFFIEPLFLENTLDRELRAVDSENKKNLQSDNWRLHQLKKTLSNPKHPHHHFSTGNLETLKTIPEAKGINVRDKFIEFYEKHYSANRMKLCVLGREPLDVLQAWVAEYFSPIKNKNLPRNRWEDEVPFTKDHLGVQIFAKPVMDTREITLSFPFMEQENLYETQPGGYISHLIGHEGPGSIMSYVKSKGWANGLGAGPSNICPGSPDLFDIGITLTEEGLKNYKEIVKVVFEYIALLRETEPQQWIFDEQKGMADVNFRFMEKSRAYRFASSVSQRMQKPIPREHLVSGYSKLRRFDPKLIKQALGWLRPDNFFLVVTSRNPPVTLDKKEKWYGTEYTVQPIPETLMKEVQAAATSTPDNRKAKLHLPHKNQFIPTKLDVEKKEVKEPAIAPRIIRNDSMVRTWYKKDDTFWVPKASIMVSCRTPITSLASMRAAGRLFTDSIKDALEEYSYDAELAGVEYTVICEERGMYIEVSGYNDKLSVLLEQVLVTMRDLDIRDDRFAIIKERTIRSYRNWELSAPWTQIGGYMSWLTTDHYNTILDIAEELPAVTADAVRSFKREFLAQMHMEVLVHGNFYKEDALKLTDMIEKTLKPRPFPPSQWRSPRGLVFSPGSNYVWKKTLKDPANVNHSIHYMLYTGAKIDRPQRARTALLDQIMHEPCFDQLRTKEQLGYIVYCGSWSNVTTFGVYFIIQSEKTAPYLETRIEKFLEDMGKRLEDMSEEDFEKNKRSLIERTLEKAKSLEGESNRHWQAIESEYYMFNNRQLMVENLKPLTKADMIEFFNHYINPSSPSRAKVAAYLEAQAKSDVTTKQITDLIKTLDLDGSTAAQAATDLQSRLSAAGHDEEKEVEGLVDYLQGLGAPDGKVKAASDVWRRLHSEHGPGSGVVKDAEPPSSNGTTPTLIKDVRDFKALHATSRAPYPEKDLAEEHEPNDVVLLSTEEIDPTFSFSEAAGIPTIDTPTYVRHGDSLPPSGVPPRLQTQCSSVPDSPSAASSPCASADLSVDFDRGAEFADSASSLRPTDWTLPGSQSTSFYNTAHRALMGGAPDLPQRSSSPLKRPASSMEPETDSTNLKEDVVMGTENESAAKAKEGKDEVMDGAPSSPKQSTTESNGLPLRNDIPPLDQQIKTIETLVKAFAETPIQEGDEAYLVSRKWLQRAQAFGLDSKHVSKEVPEGSLGPVDNSDIIETKFTDSNGVECVKLKPGLGTESFELFPKDAWDLLLFWYGLAPGQAPIIRLAHNTAPDAVSDPVIQFEFHPPVFTIHRLWSATSPIPIEQEIKLKKPPPPIVVQSTSFSYHKFLRRVKELASVAPDRKVRVWRVLQTIPATETPASEPSKSFGMMKTPPDSPVQEVGVPDGFPAVPGAWPEMLVDVVTFGQLEKGVQRALVEAQDTTVHANYNGKRSLSLVGLNVDQTLVLDEEVERQDWVSTYSGSNGKNLTTRNSSTAVVQARANVSGRSSPALSAPLTRGRAQQKSGRTHGCVGLQNLGNTCYMNSALQCLRAVEELTKYFLTHEAKKEINTDNPLAHGGDVALSYGRLLEEIYKDPTPNSVAPRQFKSVIGRYAPAFSGYGQQDSQEFLGWLLDGLQEDLNRILRKPYIEKPDSTDEMINNPAAIREMALQVWDITKRRDDSVISDLFTGLYKSTLVCPECNKISITFDPFTNLTLPLPMANSWSREIRFYPLNDAPVNIVVDIDKNSSIRGLKQFISQRVGVPVDRLMASEEFSGKFFKHYDDMATVSDDISSNDIVVVHELEAPPSNLALTKDPKKQKIKSLLADNDEEDLEDPMVQSMVVPVLHMCSQGKAKRKKSVLVPPHFIVLNPEEACSEDIIRRKILEKVATFTTHPELAAVEETDAGDNIDPEMANVASDVDSSGDSKIVAKSVEGEEDIVDVTMADANDAPKPAASSGAEQSSQALKAFKSQRPKWIDPEEFLAPQFQNLFDLSFFSEGTITIPTGWQSVTEGNAYPRLSTRQPKPIMSDVEMQSPGAWANSDASGSDEVNEVTRMAEESSDDDSDFPHQVKDLQSRAIEPPSHQVNARGGKKKMKARQQQMYGKKAKKRFEKQQKGRMQKQHASRRDTGPIEGPLVRLGEGIIVDWNEEAWEALFDGQPGESVRGCKTFENVDTLVDPALEAKKKQRALRAKHGITLEDCLNEFEKEEILSEQDTWYCPRCKEHRRASKKFDLWKTPDILVVHLKRFSSVGYRREKLDILVDFPVEGLDLTSRVIDKEDGKQEIYDLIAVDDHWGGLGGGHYTAKAKNFNDGSWYEYNDTGVSKCSDSQKVVSAAAYLLFYRRRSETPLGGPRFQEIFDKYDSQIASADQDMSDSGEGQRLGLSSSLRGSPSASTGAGLTLPRGKRGLVSDDSDRAGQALVPADPELPSYQASVGNGDEDTEMGAALWDQSTLHNSIEGDEDEGIGLPDYDNGGMAGMTSVIGSNWNFQNIKPGSVASDGDIASDIAQNDNSSNDDGFAAGDEMDEVFMSGPSLEFVEHEPTFPEEEIPAPPAEAQNLFDQIAEDKWAQQQIHTVPADIADDHASDKVAEIRVGDGGEDQQAQVQKPSA, from the exons TCTGCCAACCGCATGAAGCTTTGCGTCTTGGGAAGGGAGCCCCTGGATGTTTTGCAGGCTTGGGTGGCCGAGTATTTCTCTcccatcaagaacaagaacctGCCACGCAACAGATGGGAAGATGAGGTTCCGTTCACAAAGGATCACTTGGGAGTCCAAATCTTCGCCAAGCCTGTGATGGATACTAGAGAAATTACTCTGAGCTTCCCCTTCATGGAGCAAGAGAATCTTTACGAGACGCAGCCTGGTGGATACATTAGCCATCTCATCGGCCACGAGGGCCCTGGCAGCATTATGTCCTATGTCAAGTCCAAGGGATGGGCCAACGGTCTGGGCGCCGGGCCAAGTAACATTTGCCCCGGGTCTCCGGACCTGTTCGACATCGGGATCACCTTGACAGAGGAGGGACTGAAAAACTACAAGGAGATCGTGAAGGTCGTGTTTGAGTACATCGCCCTTCTGCGAGAGACGGAGCCGCAGCAGTGGATCTTTGATGAGCAAAAAGGCATGGCAGATGTCAATTTCAGGTTCATGGAGAAGTCTCGAGCTTATCGGTTTGCAAGTTCCGTCAGCCAAAGGATGCAAAAGCCAATCCCCCGCGAACATCTGGTGTCTGGGTATTCCAAACTTCGCAGATTCGACCCGAAGTTGATCAAGCAGGCTTTGGGCTGGCTACGACCCGACAACTTCTTTCTCGTTGTCACCTCACGGAATCCCCCTGTTACGTTGGACAAAAAGGAGAAATGGTATGGGACGGAGTACACCGTCCAACCAATTCCGGAGACTCTGATGAAGGAGGTCCAGGCGGCAGCTACTAGCACACCTGACAACCGAAAAGCGAagcttcatctcccccacaaGAACCAGTTCATCCCAACAAAGCTAGacgtggagaagaaggaagtcAAAGAGCCTGCCATCGCCCCGCGGATTATCCGCAACGACTCTATGGTCCGGACCTGGTACAAGAAGGACGATACGTTCTGGGTCCCGAAAGCAAGTATAATGGTTAGCTGCCGGACACCAATCACCTCACTGGCGTCTATGCGGGCAGCAGGCCGTCTTTTCACAGATTCGATCAAGGACGCGCTCGAGGAATACTCATATGATGCCGAACTTGCTGGTGTTGAATATACTGTGATCTGCGAGGAGCGGGGAATGTATATTGAGGTCTCTGGCTACAACGATAAGCTTTCGGTGCTCCTAGAACAGGTTCTGGTCACCATGCGCGACCTCGATATCCGCGATGATCGAttcgccatcatcaaggaACGCACGATCCGGTCATACCGAAACTGGGAGCTTTCAGCACCATGGACACAGATTGGTGGATACATGAGCTGGCTGACGACAGACCACTACAATACCATCCTGGATATCGCAGAGGAGCTTCCTGCCGTGACAGCTGATGCGGTGCGATCTTTCAAGAGGGAATTCTTGGCCCAGATGCACATGGAAGTCTTGGTTCACGGCAACTTTTATAAGGAGGACGCACTGAAGCTGACCGACATGATCGAAAAGACGCTCAAGCCACGGCCATTCCCTCCATCTCAGTGGCGTTCACCTCGCGGGCTGGTGTTTTCTCCAGGGTCAAACTACGTCTGGAAGAAAACGCTCAAGGACCCCGCGAACGTGAACCACTCGATCCACTACATGCTCTACACAGGTGCCAAGATTGATCGTCCTCAGAGGGCAAGGACAGCTCTTTTGGACCAGATCATGCATGAGCCTTGTTTCGACCAGCTTCGCACCAAGGAACAGCTCGGATACATCGTTTACTGTGGCTCTTGGAGCAATGTGACAACGTTTGGTGTCTACTTCATCATTCAAAGTGAGAAGACGGCCCCCTATCTTGAGACCCGGATCGAAAAGTTCCTGGAGGACATGGGGAAGAGACTCGAGGATATGAGTGAGGAGGATTTCGAGAAGAACAAGCGAAGTTTAATTGAAAGGACGCTTGAGAAGGCCAAGTCGCTGGAGGGAGAGAGCAACCGTCACTGGCAGGCCATTGAGTCTGAATACTACATGTTCAACAACC GACagttgatggtggagaaTCTGAAGCCACTGACAAAGGCTGATATGATTGAGTTTTTCAACCACTACATCAACCCTTCGTCCCCTTCGCGGGCGAAGGTTGCAGCTTATCTGGAGGCCCAGGCCAAGAGCGATGTGACAACGAAGCAAATTACGGATCTCATCAAGACGCTCGATCTCGATGGAAGTACCGCTGCCCAGGCTGCCACTGACCTGCAGTCTCGCCTGAGTGCGGCTGGCCATgacgaggaaaaggaggTCGAAGGCCTTGTCGACTACCTCCAAGGCCTCGGGGCACCAGACGGCAAGGTAAAGGCTGCGTCTGACGTGTGGAGAAGATTACACTCTGAGCATGGACCCGGCAGCGGAGTTGTCAAGGACGCAgagccaccatcatccaatGGGACGACACCCACCCTCATCAAGGATGTGCGAGACTTCAAGGCACTCCATGCCACCAGCAGGGCTCCCTATCCAGAGAAGGATCTTGCGGA GGAGCACGAGCCCAACGACGTAGTGCTGCTCTCCACTGAAGAAATCGATCCGACCTTCTCATTTTCAGAAGCCGCAGGCATCCCGACTATAGACACTCCCACCTACGTTCGCCACGGCGACTCGCTGCCACCATCGGGTGTCCCACCACGTTTGCAAACCCAGTGCAGTTCGGTACCTGACTCGCCCTCTGCTGCGAGCTCCCCGTGCGCTTCAGCCGACCTTTCAGTGGACTTTGACCGGGGCGCAGAGTTTGCCGACTCTGCCTCAAGTCTACGGCCAACAGACTGGACCCTTCCAGGTAGCCAGTCGACTTCATTCTACAATACAGCTCACCGTGCTCTCATGGGGGGTGCTCCCGATCTTCCCCAGCGGTCCTCGTCCCCGCTCAAGCGACCTGCCTCCAGCATGGAGCCCGAAACGGACAGTACAAACCTGAAAGAGGATGTGGTTATGGGAACCGAGAATGAATCTGCTGCAAAGGCCAAAGAGGGCAAGGATGAAGTGATGGATGGGGCTCCATCAAGCCCAAAGCAGTCCACCACAGAGTCAAATGGGCTTCCTCTACGGAACG ATATTCCTCCGCTCGATCAGCAAATCAAAACCATCGAGACTCTCGTCAAGGCGTTTGCTGAGACTCCCATCCAGGAGGGTGACGAGGCGTACCTAGTGTCAAGGAAATGGCTTCAACGGGCCCAGGCCTTTGGGCTGGATAGCAAACATGTCAGCAAAGAGGTGCCAGAAGGGTCCCTTGGTCCAGTGGACAATTCGGACATCATTGAGACCAAGTTCACAGACTCCAATGGAGTAGAGTGTGTCAAACTGAAGCCAGGCTTGGGAACGGAGAGTTTCGAGCTGTTCCCCAAAGATGCCTGGGatctcttgctcttctggTACGGGCTGGCTCCTGGACAAGCTCCGATTATCCGGCTTGCACACAACACGGCCCCCGATGCGGTTTCGGATCCCGTTATTCAGTTCGAGTTCCACCCTCCTGTGTTTACTATACACAGATTGTGGTCGGCCACGAGCCCGATTCCTATAGAGCAGGAAATCAAGCTCAAGaagccaccccctcccattgTGGTTCAGAGTACGTCCTTCAGCTATCACAAGTTCCTTAGACGAGTCAAGGAGCTTGCTAGTGTGGCACCGGACCGCAAGGTGCGCGTATGGCGAGTTCTGCAGACCATCCCCGCCACGGAAACCCCAGCCTCTGAGCCCTCAAAATCCtttgggatgatgaagactCCTCCGGACTCTCCAGTTCAAGAGGTTGGCGTTCCCGATGGATTTCCTGCCGTCCCCGGGGCTTGGCCTGAGAtgcttgttgatgtggtaaCTTTTGGGCAGTTGGAGAAGGGTGTCCAACGCGCCCTTGTTGAGGCACAGGACACAACTGTCCATGCCAACTACAACGGCAAGAGGAGCCTGTCGCTGGTAGGCCTCAATGTCGATCAAACCCTTGTTCTGGACGAAGAAGTGGAGCGTCAGGACTGGGTGTCTACATATAGCGGTTCCAACGGCAAGAATTTGACAACTAGGAATAGCTCAACCGCTGTCGTTCAGGCCCGGGCCAACGTCAGCGGACGTAGCAGCCCCGCGCTTTCGGCACCTCTCACCAGAGGCCGCGCCCAGCAAAAGTCGGGGCGGACCCACGGCTGTGTAGGACTCCAGAACTTGGGCAACACGTGCTACATGAACTCTGCTCTTCAGTGTCTGCGTGCCGTCGAGGAACTCACAAAGTATTTCCTCACTCATGAAGCGAAAAAGGAGATCAACACCGACAATCCTCTCGCCCATGGTGGAGATGTTGCCCTCTCCTACGGACGGCTGCTTGAAGAAATCTACAAGGATCCCACACCAAACTCGGTTGCACCACGCCAATTCAAGAGCGTTATCGGTCGGTATGCTCCTGCCTTCTCGGGATATGGCCAGCAGGATTCGCAAGAGTTCCTTGGCTGGCTTCTCGACGGTCTCCAAGAGGATCTCAATCGCATCCTCAGGAAGCCGTACATTGAGAAGCCCGACTCTACCGACGAGATGATCAACAACCCTGCAGCGATTCGGGAGATGGCCCTCCAGGTTTGGGACATTACGAAGCGGAGAGATGACTCGGTCATCTCTGATCTGTTCACCGGCTTGTACAAGTCTACTCTTGTGTGCCCCGAATGCAACAAGATCAGCATCACGTTCGACCCTTTCACCAACCTgacccttcccctccccatggCAAACTCGTGGTCCAGAGAGATCAGGTTCTATCCGCTGAATGATGCACCCGTCAACATTGTCGTTGATATCGACaagaacagcagcatcaggGGATTGAAGCAGTTCATTTCGCAGCGTGTCGGGGTACCTGTCGACCGTCTCATGGCTTCCGAGGAATTCTCGGGCAAATTTTTCAAACACTATGATGACATGGCGACTGTCTCTGACGACATCTCTAGCAACGATATCGTCGTTGTTCATGAGCTCGAGgctcccccctcaaacctGGCCTTGACCAAAGACccaaagaagcaaaagatcaAGTCTCTTTTGGCTGAcaatgatgaggaagacTTGGAGGATCCTATGGTACAAAGCATGGTTGTTCCTGTCTTGCACATGTGTTCACAGGGCAAAGCCAAGCGCAAGAAGAGCGTTCTGGTGCCGCCGCACTTTATTGTGCTGAACCCAGAGGAGGCATGCAGCGAAGACATCATCCGGCGGAAAatcttggagaaggtggcgaCGTTTACCACACATCCTGAACTTGCTGCGGTGGAGGAAACCGACGCAGGTGATAATATTGATCCGGAGATGGCCAATGTGGCCTCGGATGTTGATTCTTCAGGCGACTCCAAGATAGTAGCGAAGTCggttgaaggtgaagaagacatTGTCGACGTCACCATGGCTGATGCAAACGATGCGCCCAAGCCAGCAGCGTCCAGCGGGGCTGAACA ATCCTCACAGGCGCTGAAGGCGTTCAAGTCGCAGCGGCCCAAGTGGATAGACCCCGAAGAGTTCCTCGCGCCGCAGTTCCAGAACCTGTTTGAtctcagcttcttctcggaAGGCACTATCACCATACCTACTGGGTGGCAGTCTGTGACCGAGGGGAATGCGTACCCGAGACTCAGCACCAGGCAGCCAAAGCCGATAATGTCGGATGTCGAGATGCAGAGCCCCGGAGCTTGGGCCAACTCTGATGCTAGCGGCAGCGACGAAGTGAACGAGGTCACTCGCATGGCAGAGGAATCCAGCGATGATGACTCGGATTTCCCTCATCAAGTCAAG GACCTCCAGTCACGAGCGATTGAACCGCCATCCCACCAAGTGAACGCGCGCGGTGgtaagaagaagatgaaggctCGCCAACAGCAGATGTATggcaagaaggccaagaagcggTTCGAAAAGCAACAGAAGGGCCGCATGCAGAAGCAACACGCAAGCCGGCGTGATACCGGTCCCATTGAAGGTCCCCTGGTCCGTCTAGGTGAAGGTATCATCGTGGACTGGAACGAGGAGGCCTGGGAGGCTCTCTTTGACGGCCAGCCAGGAGAGTCAGTGCGCGGCTGCAAGACCTTTGAGAATGTAGACACTCTGGTGGACCCTGCCCttgaagccaagaagaagcaaagagCTCTGCGTGCGAAGCATGGCATTACACTTGAGGATTGCCTGAacgagtttgagaaggaggaaatCCTGTCAGAGCAGGATACGTGGTACTGCCCACGCTGCAAAGAGCATCGACGGGCTAGCAAGAAGTTCGATCTTTGGAAGACACCAGACATTCTAGTCGTCCACCTCAAGCGTTTCAGTTCTGTTGGATACCGCAGGGAAAAGCTCGACATTCTGGTTGACTTTCCAGTGGAAGGACTCGATCTGACTTCTCGGGTCATCGACAAGGAGGACGGGAAACAAGAGATTTACGACCTCATTGCCGTTGATGACCActggggtggtttgggtggtggtcatTATACTGCCAAAGCCAAGAACTTCAACGATGGCTCCTGGTATGAGTATAACG ACACGGGTGTGAGTAAGTGCAGCGATTCTCAAAAGGTTGTCAGTGCTGCTGCGTACCTTCTCTTCTACAGAAGACGCTCTGAAACACCGCTGGGCGGACCCAGGTTTCAGGAGATCTTCGACAAGTATGACAGCCAGATTGCCTCCGCCGATCAAGACATGTCCGACTCGGGGGAAGGGCAGCGTCTCGGCCTAAGCTCCTCCCTTCGTGGATCGCCGAGCGCTTCGACCGGAGCAGGTCTAACTCTCCCTCGAGGAAAACGTGGTTTGGTTAGCGACGACTCTGACCGCGCGGGACAGGCCCTTGTCCCTGCTGACCCTGAACTGCCATCCTATCAGGCAAGCGTGGGGAATGGTGACGAGGATACCGAGATGGGCGCTGCGCTGTGGGATCAATCCACGTTGCACAACAGCattgagggtgatgaggatgagggcatCGGCCTTCCCGACTACGACAATGGCGGTATGGCCGGCATGACTTCGGTTATTGGTTCGAACTGGAATTTCCAGAACATCAAGCCTGGCTCGGTGGCGTCTGACGGGGACATTGCTAGCGATATTGCGCAGAACGACAACTCGTCCAACGACGACGGCTTTGCGGCCGGGGACGAGATGGATGAAGTCTTCATGAGTGGTCCATCACTGGAATTTGTTGAGCATGAGCCGACATTTCCCGAAGAAGAGATCCCAGCGCCTCCCGCCGAAGCACAGAACCTGTTTGATCAGATAGCCGAGGACAAATGGGCACAGCAGCAGATTCACACCGTACCTGCCGATATTGCCGATGATCATGCCAGCGACAAGGTTGCTGAGATACGGGTTGGTGACGGAGGCGAGGACCAACAGGCTCAGGTGCAAAAACCGAGTGCTTAG